The following coding sequences are from one Pseudonocardia sp. HH130630-07 window:
- a CDS encoding CPBP family intramembrane glutamic endopeptidase yields MAEPAGHEHRTRRGPAAVVRRYPLTAYSVLLVALSWPAQLVLPLAVALVGPSVCAFVVVAVAGGRAGVRELWGRVLRWRVPGRYYAFAVAGLGAYLLGTVCAFTALLFPQQLVPRPVTELVLTALLNLPVLFVLVGLGEEFGWRGFVQDRLQHRHGPLAAAVLTGLMWAVWHVPLRIAENGWSAANLGWTVAGITSAAVVYAWLFNRTGGSVLLVALLHAGENTWMGSPFALLFDPGSPDFLFFVHTWNAFYVVLALLVVVLTRGRLGLPSGAIGER; encoded by the coding sequence ATGGCGGAGCCGGCCGGGCACGAGCACCGGACGCGCCGGGGACCGGCGGCCGTCGTCCGGCGCTACCCGCTGACGGCCTACTCCGTCCTGCTCGTCGCGCTGAGCTGGCCCGCGCAGCTCGTCCTGCCGCTCGCGGTCGCCCTCGTCGGACCCAGCGTCTGTGCGTTCGTCGTGGTCGCCGTCGCCGGAGGCCGTGCGGGCGTGCGGGAGCTGTGGGGCCGGGTGCTGCGGTGGCGGGTTCCCGGCCGCTACTACGCGTTCGCGGTGGCCGGGCTGGGCGCCTACCTGCTCGGGACGGTCTGCGCGTTCACCGCGCTGCTGTTCCCGCAGCAGCTCGTGCCCCGGCCGGTCACGGAACTGGTCCTCACGGCGCTGCTCAACCTCCCGGTCCTGTTCGTGCTCGTGGGACTCGGGGAGGAGTTCGGCTGGCGCGGGTTCGTGCAGGACCGGTTGCAGCACCGGCACGGCCCGCTCGCGGCGGCCGTGCTCACCGGCCTGATGTGGGCGGTCTGGCACGTCCCGCTGCGGATCGCCGAGAACGGCTGGTCCGCCGCGAACCTCGGGTGGACGGTCGCCGGGATCACCTCCGCGGCCGTCGTCTACGCCTGGCTGTTCAACCGGACCGGGGGCAGCGTCCTGCTGGTCGCGCTGCTGCACGCGGGGGAGAACACCTGGATGGGCAGCCCGTTCGCGCTGCTCTTCGATCCGGGCTCGCCGGACTTCCTGTTCTTCGTCCACACGTGGAACGCGTTCTACGTGGTCCTGGCGCTGCTGGTCGTGGTGCTGACGAGGGGGCGTCTGGGGCTGCCGTCCGGCGCGATCGGCGAGCGGTGA
- a CDS encoding cysteine hydrolase family protein, producing the protein MTTTLLVVDAQESFRARPDDWATVSDPDVADRIGELAGRARAGGHDVVWVFHTEPGTGTVFDPAHGYVRPLAGLVPEPGEPSLTKTVHNAFTGTDLDDRLRARGTDEVVVCGLRTEQCCETTARVASDLGYRVTFVLDATATMALPRWHGSGSLDPGEVQERTAAALHGRFGRVTTTAGLSGF; encoded by the coding sequence ATGACCACCACGCTGCTCGTCGTCGACGCCCAGGAGTCCTTCCGCGCCCGCCCGGACGACTGGGCGACCGTGTCCGACCCGGACGTCGCCGACCGCATCGGCGAGCTGGCCGGGCGGGCCCGGGCCGGCGGTCACGACGTGGTGTGGGTGTTCCACACCGAGCCGGGCACCGGCACCGTCTTCGATCCCGCGCACGGGTACGTCCGCCCGCTGGCCGGGCTGGTGCCGGAGCCCGGGGAGCCGTCGCTGACGAAGACCGTGCACAACGCGTTCACCGGGACCGATCTCGACGACCGGCTGCGCGCCCGGGGCACCGACGAGGTCGTGGTCTGCGGGCTGCGCACCGAGCAGTGCTGCGAGACGACCGCACGGGTGGCCTCCGACCTCGGCTACCGCGTGACCTTCGTCCTGGACGCGACGGCGACCATGGCGCTGCCCCGATGGCACGGCTCGGGATCGCTGGACCCGGGCGAGGTCCAGGAACGCACCGCCGCGGCGCTGCACGGCCGGTTCGGCCGGGTCACCACGACCGCCGGGCTCTCCGGGTTCTGA
- a CDS encoding MerR family transcriptional regulator, whose protein sequence is MLSSELAELAGVTVRTLRHYHQIGLLAEPPRSAGGYRRYDVGHLVRLLRITRLTALGVPLSALSSVLDDPAAAEELLDDLDRQAAAGIELLTARRDSIAALRRTGSPPDMDPDLAAFRSASGPGLPAEMARYEREQLVLVEHLLGDDAGRARLRALLGAAAEESAVAGPLTARFYALDHDAPDAEVDRLIEEWVAHLRPILARLSDLPELDRRASSLLNELDARSLKPVQHRVVRRIEERLSEPGEG, encoded by the coding sequence GTGCTGAGCAGCGAACTCGCCGAGCTGGCCGGGGTCACCGTCCGCACGCTCCGGCACTACCACCAGATCGGGCTGCTGGCCGAGCCGCCGCGCTCGGCCGGCGGATACCGGCGCTACGACGTGGGCCATCTCGTCCGTCTGCTGCGCATCACCCGGTTGACCGCGCTCGGTGTGCCGCTGTCGGCGCTGTCGTCGGTGCTCGACGACCCGGCCGCGGCGGAGGAGCTGCTCGACGACCTCGACCGGCAGGCGGCCGCCGGGATCGAGCTGCTGACGGCCCGCCGGGACAGCATCGCGGCGCTGCGGCGCACCGGGTCCCCGCCGGACATGGACCCGGATCTCGCGGCGTTCCGCTCGGCGTCGGGCCCGGGGCTGCCGGCCGAGATGGCCCGCTACGAGCGCGAGCAGCTGGTCCTGGTGGAGCACCTGCTCGGTGACGACGCCGGCCGGGCGCGGCTCCGGGCCCTGCTCGGGGCGGCCGCGGAGGAGTCGGCGGTGGCCGGCCCGCTGACCGCCCGGTTCTACGCACTCGACCACGACGCCCCGGACGCCGAGGTGGACCGGCTGATCGAGGAGTGGGTCGCGCACCTGCGCCCGATCCTCGCCCGCCTGTCGGACCTCCCCGAGCTGGACCGGCGGGCGTCGAGCCTGTTGAACGAGCTCGACGCCCGCTCGCTGAAGCCGGTGCAGCACCGGGTGGTCCGCCGGATCGAGGAGCGCCTGAGCGAGCCCGGCGAGGGCTGA